The Xiphophorus hellerii strain 12219 chromosome 3, Xiphophorus_hellerii-4.1, whole genome shotgun sequence genome segment TATTCATCATATTGTAGCAATTTTGTGGCAAGCCATTTGTATTAATTCAACAGCCTCAATATCAAGTATTATTTGACCTAATTGTGATTATATATCCCTAGAGAATGATGTAATGGCAAGGGGGATCATGGTGACTTTGTTGAACTAAAACACATTCATActtaatttttaacaaataattagaaaataatcaaacttcTGATTTGACTGACCTTTTTAGGCTTGTTGTAATTTAATTCCTTAAAAGACTCATGAAGTTGTCCACCTATGAAAAAAAGCAAGATAGAAACGGCATTTTCTATctcaattattttataattgagAGGTGTTGAATtgaaatttaaatgtcaaaagttAGAGGAAAAATTTCCTTAAAATCGCCACTGGTTTTGGCTGTCGTACAGTCCCTATGGTACAACGAGATCCAAATAATAAAGATTTAGGTTTATCTCCATCTACAAAATGTCCCAGAACTGCAATCAGTTCTGATAGGGGTCCAAACCTCTAACAAAGAaggattatttgtttaaaaaaacaaaaaacaaaaacaaaaaaacaggtaagaaaaaagggataaaaaatatataaataaataaaacaactccTAAAATAAATAGtctatttttgctttatattaTGTCTATACATATAATCCTCATTATagctaaataaaagcaaagaagTAAATGACCTGTATGTACTTTGTTGAACAGTGTAGTAATCACTTTCTACTCTCTCTTATCATCAGAACTCAGACCTCAAGGGAAAGATGAGCGTCGGGAAGACAGTGAAACCATCTTGTCCTGTCACGTTGTTTCCAGGCCACTGACCAAATAAGAAGCCTTTGTGTCCTTTGCTTTGGACTGCATGACAGATCAAACATTCCTGTGCAGTGGCCCATTTGTCCTCAGAGTCAGAGTCAAGGATATAATGTGACACATCTCAATCCCTGACACTTGTGCGAGAATAAATCTGAAGACAACATGCAGGAGTGCCACACTGGGCTGTGTCTCTCTGTCTACATCATCACCTTTGTGCTGGGCTTCCCCACCAATGTCCTGGCCTTCTACACCTTTTGGAAGAAAGTGAAGCAAAAACCCACGCCAATCGACATTCTTCTGCTCAACCTGACCATCTCtgacctcctcttcctcctgttttTGCCCTTCAAGATGCAGGAAGCTGTGGACGACTTGAAGTGGAACCTGCCCTATGCCCTGTGCCCACTGTCTGGCTTTGTTTTCTACATGACCATTTACAACAGTACTTTCTTCCTCACTGCCGTCAGCGTAGAGCGGTACTTGGGTGTCGCTTTCCCAATCAAGCACACACTGAAGCGTCGACCCATTTATGCTGTCGCTGCCAGCATCTTCTTTTGGATCTTCTCCTTCCTCCACCTGAGCATTGTATTCATAGTGCCATTTATTGGACAAGAACATGGCATAAATTCCACCTTTGCCATCCCTGAAAGCAAGAAGGATGTGTGTTATGAAAATTTTACTGATGCCCAACTGGAGGTCCTCCTGCCTGTGCGTTTGGAGCTCTGCATAGTGCTTTTCTGCatccccttcctcatttccagTTACTGCTACATCAACTTCATCAGGATTCTGTCCAAGCTGCACCACATCGaccgccgccgccgcctgcGGGCCATCGGCATGGCATTGGGGACACTAGTCGTCTTCGCCTTGTGCTTCGGCCCCTACAACGTCTCACACATTGTGGGCTTCATCAGAAAGAGGAGTCCTGATTGGAGAGACAAAGCACTGCTGTGCAGCACCTTCAACGCCTGTCTGGACccttttattt includes the following:
- the LOC116717927 gene encoding free fatty acid receptor 2-like codes for the protein MQECHTGLCLSVYIITFVLGFPTNVLAFYTFWKKVKQKPTPIDILLLNLTISDLLFLLFLPFKMQEAVDDLKWNLPYALCPLSGFVFYMTIYNSTFFLTAVSVERYLGVAFPIKHTLKRRPIYAVAASIFFWIFSFLHLSIVFIVPFIGQEHGINSTFAIPESKKDVCYENFTDAQLEVLLPVRLELCIVLFCIPFLISSYCYINFIRILSKLHHIDRRRRLRAIGMALGTLVVFALCFGPYNVSHIVGFIRKRSPDWRDKALLCSTFNACLDPFIFYFSSSAVRGTVDKLKQGVKSCLCRCVSCHMLQAMCGRANKNEKDKEHKQQEINAITTDRKRTGSSSLN